The Prunus persica cultivar Lovell chromosome G7, Prunus_persica_NCBIv2, whole genome shotgun sequence genome has a segment encoding these proteins:
- the LOC18769155 gene encoding uncharacterized protein LOC18769155, with translation MMKRATMASFSAKPSKRYNVRSISLPVRSHPSTLRTEEELNKLKAWEATTTTSEAKADSICKGLGGLKDLYICIEDLLQLPMTQQALALHQNERWVEELLDGSVNYLDVCCNTRDTILAMKESVRDLQSALRRRKVGGDSSLEDNLSSYTCIRKKTKKEILQLVASLKQMDHKHEAFPLDLDNHLAAVVRVLREASLITSSVFQSLVSFLSTPVLKPRPSRWSLVSILVQKGVLKCENNQHKSMNELENVDIAIGNVLVNQASEDIEAEKIQSAQRRLKVLDSSMEGLENGLEGLFRLLIRTRVSLLNILSH, from the coding sequence ATGATGAAAAGAGCAACAATGGCTTCATTCTCTGCAAAGCCTTCAAAGCGATACAATGTTCGATCTATTAGTTTGCCTGTTAGATCACATCCCAGCACACTCAGAACAGAAGAAGAGTTGAACAAGCTCAAGGCTTGGGaggcaacaacaacaacatcagAAGCAAAAGCAGATTCAATATGCAAGGGGCTAGGTGGGCTTAAAGACTTGTACATTTGTATTGAGGATCTTCTTCAATTGCCAATGACACAACAGGCCCTAGCCCTGCATCAAAATGAGAGATGGGTTGAAGAATTGCTGGATGGTTCTGTCAACTACTTGGATGTGTGTTGCAACACAAGGGATACCATTTTGGCAATGAAGGAGAGTGTTAGGGATCTTCAATCTGCGCTTCGGCGCAGAAAAGTTGGAGGAGATTCAAGCCTTGAAGACAATTTGAGTTCATATACATGCATAAGGAAAAAGACCAAGAAGGAAATTCTGCAGCTTGTAGCATCATTGAAGCAAATGGATCACAAGCATGAAGCCTTCCCTTTGGATCTAGACAACCATCTCGCCGCGGTGGTGAGGGTGCTCAGAGAGGCAAGTTTGATCACCAGTTCTGTTTTCCAGTCACTTGTTTCTTTCCTCTCCACACCAGTTTTGAAGCCAAGGCCTAGCAGATGGTCTCTCGTTTCAATTTTGGTGCAGAAAGGGGTTTTGAAGTGTGAAAACAACCAACACAAAAGCATGAACGAGCTGGAAAATGTAGATATTGCAATTGGCAACGTGCTTGTGAATCAAGCAAGTGAAGATATTGAAGCTGAGAAGATTCAATCTGCACAGAGAAGATTGAAGGTTTTGGATTCAAGCATGGAAGGCCTTGAAAATGGTTTGGAGGGCTTATTTAGGCTCTTGATCCGCACCAGAGTTTCTCTCCTAAACATACTTTCTCATTGA
- the LOC18769531 gene encoding uncharacterized protein LOC18769531 — protein sequence MAAKYHVRSISLPSRSHPTTLRVEEELSRLQAWEASSSASTSDSICRALCGLEELYECVDDLLHMASTQQLLSQPQQEKYMNELLDGSVRLLDICGITKDAISQIKEHARALQSALRRRKGDSSIETGIANYTCFRKKMKKEAKKLITSLKQVDSKIGASQMVEQDQHLSAVIRVLREACSNNMSIFQSLLVFLSVPVSKPKSNKWSLVSKFMHKGVIACEGQKEDINEMDGVDAALNTLRKSSAAPIECTDVEKIQSAQKRLEALEVTIEGLDSGLESVFRRLIKTRASLLNIISQ from the coding sequence ATGGCTGCTAAGTACCATGTTAGATCAATCAGCTTGCCTTCAAGATCTCATCCTACCACTCTCAGAGTTGAAGAGGAGCTGAGCAGGCTCCAAGCATGGGAGGCTTCTTCATCTGCTTCAACCTCAGACTCAATCTGCAGAGCTCTGTGTGGGCTAGAGGAGTTGTATGAGTGTGTAGATGATTTGCTCCACATGGCATCAACCCAACAGCTCCTCTCTCAACCCCAACAAGAGAAGTACATGAATGAGTTGTTGGATGGATCAGTGAGGCTCCTGGACATCTGCGGAATTACAAAAGATGCCATTTCACAAATCAAGGAGCATGCTAGGGCTCTTCAGTCTGCTCTCAGGAGGAGAAAGGGAGACTCAAGCATTGAAACCGGCATTGCCAACTACACTTGCttcagaaagaaaatgaagaaggaGGCCAAGAAACTGATCACATCATTGAAGCAAGTTGACAGCAAAATTGGAGCATCACAAATGGTAGAGCAAGATCAGCATCTTTCTGCTGTGATCAGAGTGCTTAGAGAAGCTTGCTCCAATAACATGTCCATCTTCCAATCACTCTTGGTGTTTTTATCAGTGCCTGTTTCCAAGCCAAAGTCAAACAAGTGGTCTTTGGTGTCAAAGTTCATGCACAAGGGAGTGATAGCATGTGAAGGGCAGAAGGAAGACATTAATGAGATGGACGGTGTTGATGCTGCTCTGAACACACTGCGCAAGTCATCAGCGGCTCCAATTGAATGTACTGATGTTGAGAAGATTCAAAGTGCACAGAAAAGATTGGAGGCTTTGGAAGTCACCATTGAAGGCCTTGACAGTGGTTTGGAAAGCGTTTTCAGGCGCTTGATTAAAACAAGAGCTTCTCTTTTGAACATAATCTCACAGTGA
- the LOC18771858 gene encoding uncharacterized protein LOC18771858: MAVSLSSIVPVRSISLPSRLNPNSQKIESELKKLKTLRFSCAAEAASSSPLGSEALLEGLSGLAELYNCIEELVHSPLTQQALNHHQQCKTLVEEALDGSVGLLDSCGNARDLLLTMKEHVQNLQSALRRRRTGDSSSIESNVHAYICFRKKAKKSIAKSLRDLKKMESNINIGSFCLLDLDHNVQIVLKLLRELSAVTISVFQSLCVFLSMPLTNNTKASKWCLVSKLMAVRFAASENGQKIYNEVGSVDIALCSLHGHMKKSDYAKTDVQGVQWRLDTLDCSISGLEGGLERLFRCLLQHRVSLLNLLTP, from the coding sequence ATGGCTGTTTCACTTTCATCCATAGTACCTGTGAGGTCCATTAGCTTACCATCTAGGCTAAATCCCAATTCTCAAAAGATTGAGTCAGAGCTCAAGAAGTTAAAGACTTTGAGATTTTCATGTGCTGCAGAAGCAGCAAGTTCAAGTCCTCTAGGCAGTGAGGCTCTTCTAGAGGGCTTGTCTGGTCTTGCAGAGTTGTACAATTGCATTGAGGAACTTGTTCACTCTCCACTGACCCAACAAGCTCTCAACCATCACCAACAGTGCAAAACACTAGTGGAGGAAGCACTTGATGGCTCAGTTGGGTTGCTAGACTCTTGTGGCAATGCAAGAGACCTGCTTTTGACAATGAAGGAACATGTTCAGAACCTTCAATCTGCACTGCGCAGGAGGAGGACCGGAGATTCGAGCAGCATCGAAAGCAACGTTCACGCTTACATTTGCTTTCgaaaaaaggcaaagaagaGCATTGCAAAGAGCCTCAGAGAtttgaagaaaatggaaagcaatatcaatattgggTCATTTTGTCTCTTAGATTTAGACCACAATGTGCAGATAGTGCTTAAATTGTTAAGAGAATTAAGTGCTGTCACAATTTCTGTGTTTCAGTCTCTCTGTGTGTTCCTATCCATGCCTTTGACCAACAACACAAAGGCTAGCAAATGGTGTTTGGTGTCAAAGCTAATGGCTGTGAGATTTGCAGCATCAGAGAACGGCCAAAAGATTTACAATGAAGTTGGAAGTGTAGATATTGCTCTCTGCTCACTCCATGGCCACATGAAAAAGAGTGATTATGCCAAGACTGATGTGCAGGGGGTTCAGTGGAGACTAGACACACTGGATTGCAGCATAAGTGGGCTTGAGGGTGGTTTGGAAAGACTCTTCAGATGCCTATTGCAACACAGAGTGTCTCTGCTTAATCTCCTCACACCTTGA
- the LOC18769075 gene encoding pentatricopeptide repeat-containing protein At2g17670 — protein sequence MGKIPPSLRSSVSTSLIKKPSSLVPNESPSHRPHHFPKKTTKKIPPQLSEKTREPTFRNPFTSANLSDAKKVFNSIVTTTKVPLDLRVHNALLQSYASISTLNDSISLFNHMIKTHPTFSPDRSTYHVLLSQSCKAPDQTLKPVHQVLNFMLTNGFSPNKVTTDIAVRSLCSSNNVGLAVELIKEMSLKNAAPDSYTYNFLVKCLCKSSAVSTVYDFIEEFKTSFGLKPDIITYTILIDNVTNRENLREATRLVDVLAKEGIRPDCYIYNTIMKGCCTLNLGNEALEVLKKMKENGVEPDLVTYNTLIFGLSKCGRVVEAKKYLGVMVEMGHFPDAVTYTSLMNGLCRKGDVLGALGLLEEMQEKGCEPNVCTYNTLLHGLCKAKLLEKGLDLYGVMKECGMKLDTASYATLVRALCREGRVADAYEVFDYAVESKSVTDVAAYTTLEGTLKWLKKAREHGLAT from the coding sequence atggggAAAATCCCACCATCACTTCGATCATCAGTTTCAACCTCACTTATTAAAAAGCCATCTTCTTTAGTCCCAAACGAGTCCCCATCTCACAGACCCCATCACTTTCCCAAAAAAACCACCAAGAAAATCCCACCCCAACTTTCCGAGAAAACCAGAGAACCAACCTTCAGAAACCCCTTCACCTCCGCCAACCTCTCAGACGCGAAGAAGGTCTTCAACTCCATCGTCACCACCACAAAAGTCCCACTTGACCTTCGCGTCCACAACGCCCTCCTCCAATCCTATGCCTCAATCTCCACCCTCAATgactccatctctctcttcaaccACATGATCAAAACCCACCCTACTTTCTCTCCCGACCGATCGACCTACCACGTTTTGCTTTCCCAGTCCTGCAAAGCACCTGATCAGACCCTCAAACCCGTACACCAAGTCCTCAACTTTATGCTCACCAATGGCTTCAGTCCCAATAAGGTCACCACGGATATCGCAGTCCGGTCACTCTGTTCGTCTAATAATGTTGGCCTTGCCGTGGAATTGATCAAAGAAATGTCGCTTAAAAACGCAGCACCGGATTCTTATACCTACAATTTTCTTGTTAAGTGTCTCTGCAAGTCAAGTGCTGTGAGTACTGtttatgattttattgaagaatTTAAAACGTCTTTCGGTTTGAAGCCTGATATTATCACTTATACAATTTTGATTGACAATGTGACTAATAGAGAGAATTTACGTGAGGCTACTAGGCTAGTGGATGTGTTGGCAAAGGAGGGAATTAGGCCTGATTGCTATATTTACAATACAATTATGAAAGGTTGTTGTACGTTGAATTTGGGCAATGAGGCACTTGAggttttgaagaaaatgaaggagaatGGTGTGGAGCCTGATCTTGTAACGTACAATACTTTGATTTTTGGGTTATCGAAATGTGGGCGAGTTGTTGAGGCTAAGAAGTATTTGGGTGTCATGGTTGAGATGGGTCATTTCCCGGATGCGGTGACATACACTTCATTGATGAATGGATTGTGTCGGAAAGGGGATGTCTTGGGTGCATTAGGGTTGTTGGAGGAGATGCAAGAAAAGGGGTGTGAACCGAATGTTTGCACGTATAATACATTGCTTCATGGATTGTGTAAAGCAAAATTGTTAGAGAAAGGGCTAGACTTGTATGGGGTGATGAAAGAATGTGGGATGAAGCTTGATACAGCTTCTTATGCTACACTTGTGAGGGCACTTTGTAGGGAGGGGAGGGTGGCAGATGCTTATGAAGTGTTTGATTATGCAGTTGAGAGTAAGAGTGTAACTGATGTTGCTGCTTATACAACTTTGGAGGGTACACTGAAGTGGCTTAAGAAAGCAAGGGAACATGGCCTTGCTACCTAA
- the LOC18771211 gene encoding endochitinase, giving the protein MKLQSLIILSLALLLGISAEQCGRQAGNAVCPNGLCCSQHGWCGTTADYCATGCQSQCTSTATPTPNPSGGGGGDVSSVVSSAVFDQMLKYRNDARCKSNGFYKYDAFVAAARTFNGFGTTGDVNVRKKELAAFLAQTSHETTGGWATAPDGPYAWGYCFINENNQDVYCTPSAQYPCAAGKKYYGRGPIQLTHNYNYGPAGNAIGKDLIANPDLVATDPVVSFRTAMWFWMTPQGNKPSSHDVITGRWSPSAADKSAGRVPGYGVITNIINGGLECGRGQDARVADRIGFYKRYSEILGVSPGDNLDCYNQRPFA; this is encoded by the exons atgaagttACAGAGTCTTATCATTTTATCCCTAGCTTTGCTGTTAGGGATCTCAGCAGAGCAATGTGGGAGGCAAGCTGGAAATGCAGTGTGCCCCAATGGGCTGTGCTGCAGCCAACATGGGTGGTGCGGCACCACAGCTGATTATTGCGCCACTGGTTGCCAGAGCCAATGTACCTCGACCGCAACCCCAACCCCAAACCCAagtggtggcggtggtggtgatgTCAGCAGCGTCGTTAGCTCAGCTGTTTTTGACCAGATGCTTAAGTATCGAAATGACGCGAGATGCAAAAGTAATGGGTTCTACAAGTATGATGCTTTCGTTGCTGCTGCTCGGACTTTTAATGGGTTTGGCACAACTGGGGATGTTAATGTAAGGAAGAAGGAGCTTGCTGCTTTCTTGGCTCAAACCTCTCATGAGACTACTG GAGGATGGGCAACTGCACCAGATGGACCATATGCATGGGGATATTGTTTTATCAATGAAAATAACCAAGACGTATATTGTACACCATCCGCCCAATACCCATGCGCTGCCGGCAAGAAATATTACGGCAGAGGACCCATCCAACTCACGCA CAACTACAACTATGGTCCAGCGGGTAATGCAATCGGAAAGGATCTGATAGCCAATCCGGATCTAGTGGCCACTGACCCGGTTGTATCATTCAGGACAGCTATGTGGTTCTGGATGACCCCACAGGGAAACAAGCCATCGAGCCATGACGTCATCACTGGCAGGTGGAGCCCTTCTGCTGCAGACAAGTCGGCGGGTCGGGTCCCCGGGTATGGAGTGATCACCAATATAATCAACGGTGGGCTTGAATGTGGGCGTGGCCAAGATGCTAGGGTGGCTGATAGGATTGGGTTCTACAAAAGGTATTCTGAGATTTTGGGAGTGAGCCCAGGGGACAACTTGGATTGTTATAACCAAAGGCCTTTTGcctga
- the LOC18769349 gene encoding probable acyl-activating enzyme 1, peroxisomal, producing MNKGCLVQCSANYMPLSPISFLERAAVVYGDKVSIVYGGQRFSWKETHQRCFKVASAFVLLGISRHDVVAAFAPNIPALYELHFSVPMAGAILCALNIRLDSPTLSLILQQLEAKAILVDHQYIEVVLQALDILSQTKYNPPLLILIPEFDQSSSSSSPIDLDLPPGTLNYNDLLQAKAEPNFQILRPSNECDPISVSYTSGSTGNPKGVLYSHRAVYLNSLAAIFQSDMRKMPVFLWTVEMFRCNGWCFPWAVAALGGTNICLRNVSAKLIFEAIRLHKVTHMCGAPSILNILADASENDQAREIKSRVEIIVAGALPAPQILTKVAELGFNVSHGYGMTEALGPAIVTPCKPGQKQSQYNLMMEGVDVKDPNTMESVEFDGKTIGEIMFRGNTLMLNYLENSKPVHEVFKGGWYRTGDLAVRHPDGYIQMKDRARDIIICGGEVISTLEVEAVLLTHPQVLQAAVVGRYDEVLGETPCAFVKLKEGFGGGGEASSREVIEFCEGKLPGFMVPKVVVFGDLPSPTGKIQKFVLREKANLVGGQE from the exons ATGAATAAGGGTTGTCTTGTTCAGTGCTCAGCAAACTACATGCCCTTGTCACCTATAAGCTTCTTAGAGCGAGCAGCTGTCGTCTATGGCGACAAGGTTTCGATCGTCTACGGTGGCCAGAGATTTTCATGGAAGGAGACGCATCAAAGATGTTTCAAGGTCGCTTCAGCTTTTGTCCTCCTAGGGATATCTCGCCATGACGTT GTTGCAGCTTTTGCACCAAATATTCCAGCACTCTATGAGCTTCATTTCAGCGTTCCAATGGCAGGGGCAATTCTTTGTGCACTTAACATTAGGCTGGACTCTCCCACATTATCATTGATATTACAACAGTTGGAGGCCAAAGCCATTCTTGTAGATCATCAGTACATTGAAGTTGTCCTCCAAGCACTGGACATATTGTCCCAAACAAAGTACAATCCACCTCTGCTCATTCTTATCCCAGAGTTTGAccaatcatcatcatcatcttctcccATTGATCTTGACCTTCCACCAGGTACCCTGAATTACAATGACCTGCTGCAGGCAAAAGCAGAACCCAACTTTCAGATTTTAAGACCCAGCAATGAATGTGACCCAATTTCAGTGAGTTACACTTCTGGCTCAACTGGAAATCCCAAGGGAGTTTTATACAGCCACAGAGCTGTGTATCTTAATTCATTGGCAGCCATTTTTCAAAGTGACATGAGAAAAATGCCAGTGTTCTTATGGACAGTCGAAATGTTTCGGTGCAACGGTTGGTGCTTCCCTTGGGCAGTTGCAGCTCTTGGAGGCACCAACATCTGCCTCAGAAATGTCTCAGCCAAACTCATTTTTGAAGCAATTCGTCTCCACAAGGTAACACACATGTGTGGTGCACCTTCTATTTTGAACATCCTAGCAGATGCCTCAGAAAATGACCAAGCCAGGGAAATAAAATCAAGGGTGGAGATTATTGTTGCTGGTGCATTGCCAGCACCTCAGATTTTGACCAAGGTTGCAGAGCTGGGATTCAATGTGAGCCATGGATATGGCATGACAGAGGCTCTTGGGCCAGCAATTGTCACACCATGCAAGCCTGGTCAAAAGCAATCTCAGTACAATCTGATGATGGAAGGGGTTGACGTGAAGGATCCAAACACCATGGAAAGTGTGGAATTTGATGGGAAAACAATCGGGGAGATTATGTTCAGAGGCAACACTTTGATGCTGAATTATCTAGAGAATTCAAAACCAGTTCATGAGGTTTTCAAGGGTGGATGGTATAGGACTGGTGACCTGGCAGTTAGGCATCCAGATGGATACATTCAGATGAAAGACAGGGCAAGGGATATTATCATTTGTGGTGGTGAGGTTATCAGCACGCTTGAGGTGGAGGCAGTTTTGCTGACTCATCCACAAGTTTTGCAGGCTGCTGTTGTGGGGAGATATGATGAGGTTTTGGGGGAGACTCCTTGTGCTTTTGTGAAGTTGAAGGAGGggtttggtggtggtggtgaagcAAGTTCTAGAGAGGTTATAGAGTTTTGTGAGGGGAAATTGCCTGGTTTTATGGTTCCAAAAGTCGTGGTATTTGGGGATTTGCCTAGCCCAACCGGGAAGATACAAAAATTTGTTCTGAGGGAGAAGGCCAATCTTGTGGGAGGCCAGGAATAA
- the LOC18771150 gene encoding protein STRICTOSIDINE SYNTHASE-LIKE 7 → MSESKNTADSPESATQTQPSNSWPSATTSLFLILILPVITATLIYQLDSFDPAPLPYHELTRRLTRRAPAHNPRMLRGSERVGFGVLRAPEDVAYHSGSGLIYTGCEDGWLKRVKLNDSENPEFVVESWVNTGGRPLGLAFGLHNEVVVADADKGLLNVTSEGEVKLLTDEADGAKFGITDGVDVAVDDTIYFTDASYKYNLTDAILDILEGQSHSRFLSTTQQPNRPKCWSVTYTLLMEWWFQPTKVT, encoded by the exons ATGTCCGAGTCAAAGAACACTGCAGACTCGCCCGAGTCAGCTACCCAAACCCAACCCTCCAACTCATGGCCCTCAGCCACAACTTCTCTGTTTCTAATCCTAATACTTCCCGTCATCACCGCCACGCTCATCTACCAACTCGACTCGTTCGACCCAGCCCCTCTGCCTTATCACGAGTTGACTCGCCGCTTAACCAGGAGAGCTCCGGCTCACAACCCTCGCATGCTTCGAGGGTCAGAGCGTGTGGGCTTTGGGGTCTTGCGGGCCCCCGAG GACGTGGCTTATCATTCCGGGTCGGGGCTCATTTACACGGGTTGTGAAGACGGGTGGCTCAAGCGAGTTAAACTCAACGACTCGGAAAATCCCGAGTTTGTG GTGGAGAGCTGGGTCAACACGGGCGGCAGACCGCTCGGGCTCGCTTTCGGACTTCACAATGAAGTTGTCGTCGCTGATGCCGATAAG GGCCTGCTGAATGTAACAAGTGAGGGTGAGGTAAAGCTGCTGACTGACGAGGCTGATGGTGCAAAATTTGGAATTACAGACGGTGTAGATGTAGCTGTGGATGATACGATTTATTTCACAGATGCTTCATACAAGTACAACTTGACAGACGCTATTTTGGACATTTTGGAGGGTCAGTCTCATAGTAGATTCTTGAGCACAACCCAACAACCAAACAGACCAAAGTGCTGGTCCGTGACCTATACTTTGCTAATGGAATGGTGGTTTCAGCCGACCAAAGTCACGTAA